Proteins encoded together in one Cellulomonas gilvus ATCC 13127 window:
- a CDS encoding trans-sulfuration enzyme family protein, whose protein sequence is MPEPTAHPLQPATLVVAAGRPAREQGAPVNPPVVLSSTYVSRGVPAPGEPLYARMDTETWHPFEEALGALEGCPHPALVLGSGMAAIAAALSLVPPGGRLVLPRHCYQVTLGYARDLAERSGVRVELVDVDDTDAVLAAVRGGDGTPPADLLWVESPTNPMLEVADLPALVAGAHAAGALVAVDNTFATPLVQRPFEHGADVVVHSVTKYLAGHSDVVLGAAMAADPALHARLHAYRTLHGAVAGPFEVWLALRGLRTLALRVERAQASALELARRLAAHPAVAHVRHPGLPQDPGHARAARLMDGFGSIIGLRPAGGVDAGDALVASLRLWVPATSLGGVESSLERRRRFATESVTVPEDLLRLSVGIEDVEDLWRDLAQGLDALA, encoded by the coding sequence GTGCCCGAGCCGACCGCCCACCCGCTGCAGCCCGCCACCCTCGTCGTCGCGGCCGGTCGCCCGGCCCGTGAGCAGGGTGCGCCGGTGAACCCGCCCGTCGTGCTGTCCTCGACGTACGTCTCACGCGGCGTCCCGGCGCCGGGCGAGCCGCTGTACGCGCGCATGGACACCGAGACGTGGCACCCGTTCGAGGAGGCCCTGGGTGCGCTCGAGGGCTGCCCGCACCCCGCGCTCGTGCTGGGCTCGGGCATGGCGGCGATCGCCGCGGCGCTCTCGCTGGTCCCCCCGGGCGGACGGCTGGTGCTGCCCCGGCACTGCTACCAGGTGACGCTCGGCTACGCGCGTGACCTCGCCGAGCGCAGCGGCGTCCGCGTCGAGCTCGTGGACGTCGACGACACCGACGCCGTGCTCGCGGCGGTGCGGGGCGGCGACGGGACCCCACCGGCCGACCTGCTGTGGGTCGAGTCCCCCACCAACCCGATGCTCGAGGTCGCGGACCTGCCCGCGCTCGTCGCGGGCGCGCATGCGGCGGGCGCGCTCGTCGCGGTGGACAACACGTTCGCCACACCGCTGGTGCAGCGCCCGTTCGAGCACGGCGCCGACGTGGTGGTGCACTCCGTCACCAAGTACCTCGCGGGACACAGCGACGTGGTCCTGGGTGCCGCGATGGCGGCCGACCCCGCGCTCCACGCGCGCCTGCACGCCTACCGCACGCTGCACGGCGCCGTGGCCGGGCCGTTCGAGGTGTGGCTCGCGCTGCGTGGCCTGCGCACGCTCGCGCTGCGCGTCGAGCGCGCGCAGGCCTCGGCCCTCGAGCTCGCCCGCCGTCTCGCGGCGCACCCGGCGGTCGCCCACGTGCGCCACCCGGGCCTGCCCCAGGACCCGGGCCACGCACGCGCGGCGCGGCTCATGGACGGGTTCGGCTCGATCATCGGCCTGCGCCCGGCGGGCGGCGTGGACGCCGGCGATGCCCTGGTCGCCTCGCTGCGGCTGTGGGTCCCTGCGACCAGCCTCGGGGGCGTCGAGTCGAGCCTCGAGCGGCGGCGGCGGTTCGCCACCGAGTCGGTCACGGTCCCCGAGGACCTGCTGCGCCTCAGCGTCGGGATCGAGGACGTCGAGGACCTGTGGCGCGACCTGGCCCAGGGGCTGGACGCGCTCGCCTGA
- a CDS encoding D-alanine--D-alanine ligase family protein, translated as MNAVPSPQSLDDAVRRPRVMVLFGGRSGEHAISCATAGGVLRALDRERYDVVAVGVTPTGRWVLADDDPDRWAITDGRLPQVEDTASHVVLPSDTGDRDVLVVQDGGAPRSIGEIDVVFPLLHGPFGEDGTLQGMLELADVRYVGAGVLASAVGMDKHMMKVVFEGHGLPVSPFVTVLPGAFARDPEGITARVAALGLPVFVKPARAGSSLGISRVTDLADLPAAIAAAHEHDPKVVVEAAVVGREIECGVLGGRGGRRPRASLPGEIVVDHGKHAFYDFEAKYLDESAVRLACPADLSPDAVARVQEVAVRAFEALGCEGLARVDVFVTEDDQVVVNEINTMPGFTPFSMYPRMWQSSGLSYPELVDELVQLALERPTGLR; from the coding sequence ATGAACGCCGTGCCGTCCCCCCAGTCCCTCGACGACGCCGTTCGTCGCCCCCGCGTCATGGTCCTGTTCGGGGGCAGGTCGGGCGAGCACGCGATCAGCTGTGCGACCGCGGGCGGCGTCCTGCGTGCGCTGGACCGTGAGCGCTACGACGTCGTGGCCGTGGGCGTCACGCCCACGGGTCGGTGGGTGCTCGCGGACGACGACCCCGACCGCTGGGCCATCACCGACGGGCGCCTCCCGCAGGTCGAGGACACCGCGTCGCACGTCGTGCTGCCCTCGGACACCGGCGACCGTGACGTCCTGGTGGTGCAGGACGGCGGCGCACCGCGGTCCATCGGCGAGATCGACGTCGTCTTCCCGCTCCTGCACGGGCCCTTCGGCGAGGACGGCACGCTGCAGGGCATGCTCGAGCTCGCCGACGTCCGGTACGTCGGCGCGGGTGTGCTCGCGTCGGCCGTCGGCATGGACAAGCACATGATGAAGGTGGTGTTCGAGGGTCACGGGCTACCGGTCTCGCCGTTCGTCACGGTGCTGCCCGGCGCGTTCGCACGCGACCCGGAGGGCATCACCGCGCGCGTCGCGGCGCTCGGGCTCCCGGTGTTCGTCAAGCCCGCTCGCGCGGGGTCGAGCCTGGGCATCTCCCGGGTGACCGACCTGGCCGACCTGCCGGCGGCGATCGCCGCGGCGCACGAGCACGACCCGAAGGTCGTCGTCGAGGCCGCGGTGGTGGGCCGGGAGATCGAGTGCGGCGTGCTGGGCGGACGGGGCGGTCGGCGACCGCGCGCGTCGCTGCCCGGCGAGATCGTCGTGGACCACGGCAAGCACGCGTTCTACGACTTCGAGGCCAAGTACCTCGACGAGTCGGCCGTGCGGCTCGCGTGCCCCGCCGACCTGTCGCCCGACGCGGTCGCGCGCGTGCAGGAGGTCGCGGTGCGCGCGTTCGAGGCGCTGGGCTGCGAGGGCCTGGCGCGGGTCGACGTGTTCGTCACCGAGGACGACCAGGTCGTCGTGAACGAGATCAACACCATGCCGGGCTTCACGCCGTTCTCGATGTACCCGCGCATGTGGCAGTCCTCGGGCCTGAGCTACCCCGAGCTGGTCGACGAGCTGGTGCAGCTCGCGCTCGAGCGGCCCACCGGGCTGCGCTGA
- a CDS encoding DUF3515 family protein gives MRTTPLVLGPLLCLVLAGCASAVGTAPGPYATDPVCAQVVLATPDELAEDLPRRDTTAQATTAWGTDGAAVVLRCGVEPLGPTTDRCQTVDAADGTSVDWVIVASDPDDEQSSDWTFTTYGRIPAIEVQVPAEIARTHPSSFLDRLGRAAQLTERERGCL, from the coding sequence GTGCGCACCACCCCTCTGGTCCTCGGCCCGCTGCTGTGCCTCGTGCTCGCCGGCTGCGCGTCGGCCGTCGGCACCGCACCGGGGCCGTACGCGACCGACCCCGTGTGCGCGCAGGTGGTGCTCGCCACACCCGACGAGCTCGCCGAGGACCTGCCGCGCCGGGACACGACCGCACAGGCCACGACCGCGTGGGGGACGGACGGCGCGGCCGTCGTGCTGCGGTGCGGCGTCGAGCCCCTGGGACCGACGACCGATCGCTGCCAGACCGTCGACGCCGCCGACGGCACGTCCGTCGACTGGGTGATCGTCGCGTCCGACCCGGACGACGAGCAGTCGAGCGACTGGACGTTCACCACGTACGGGCGCATCCCGGCGATCGAGGTCCAGGTGCCGGCTGAGATCGCGCGCACGCACCCGTCGTCGTTCCTCGACCGGCTGGGCCGCGCCGCACAGCTCACCGAGCGCGAGCGCGGCTGCCTGTGA
- a CDS encoding thiamine-phosphate kinase: MRVADLTEEELLARIVPELPGGDATLVGPGDDAAVLAAPDGRYVVTTDVLVEDRHFRRAWSSGADLGRRAAVQNLADVAAMGAVPTALVVTLAVPGDLAVDWVVGIARGLAHVCAPLGVGVVGGDLSGAPVVVVGVTAHGDLAGRAPVLRSGARPGDVVAHAGVLGRSAAGLALLDGSVADPDPALVAAYLRPSSPLAAGPAAARAGATAMLDVSDGLLRDAGRLARASGVRVDLAASALGGSVDELREAARRVGADPWAWVLGGGEDHGLLAAFPADVPLPDPFRAIGTVVPADPTAADVTVDGAPARVGPGWDHFAGGQPRR, encoded by the coding sequence GTGCGCGTCGCCGACCTGACCGAGGAAGAGCTGCTGGCCCGGATCGTGCCCGAGCTCCCGGGGGGCGACGCGACGCTCGTCGGCCCGGGCGACGACGCGGCCGTGCTGGCCGCACCCGACGGTCGTTACGTGGTGACGACCGACGTGCTGGTCGAGGACCGGCACTTCCGGCGCGCGTGGTCGAGCGGTGCGGACCTCGGCCGGCGTGCCGCGGTGCAGAACCTCGCCGACGTCGCGGCCATGGGGGCCGTGCCCACCGCGCTCGTCGTGACGCTCGCCGTTCCGGGCGACCTGGCCGTGGACTGGGTCGTCGGGATCGCCCGCGGGCTCGCGCACGTGTGCGCGCCGCTGGGGGTCGGTGTGGTGGGCGGCGACCTGTCCGGTGCGCCGGTGGTCGTGGTGGGCGTGACCGCGCACGGCGACCTCGCGGGTCGCGCGCCCGTGCTGCGCTCGGGTGCGCGCCCCGGGGACGTGGTCGCGCACGCCGGCGTGCTCGGCCGATCGGCGGCGGGCCTGGCGCTGCTGGACGGGTCGGTCGCCGACCCGGACCCGGCACTCGTCGCGGCCTACCTGCGGCCGTCCTCACCGTTGGCGGCGGGTCCCGCCGCCGCTCGAGCCGGGGCGACCGCGATGCTCGACGTGTCCGACGGCCTGCTGAGGGACGCGGGGCGGCTCGCCCGCGCGAGCGGCGTCCGCGTGGACCTCGCGGCGTCCGCGCTGGGTGGCTCGGTCGACGAGCTCCGCGAGGCGGCCCGGCGGGTGGGTGCCGACCCGTGGGCCTGGGTCCTCGGCGGGGGAGAGGACCACGGCCTGCTCGCCGCGTTCCCCGCGGACGTGCCGCTCCCGGACCCGTTCCGGGCGATCGGCACGGTCGTGCCCGCGGATCCCACGGCGGCCGACGTCACGGTGGACGGTGCGCCGGCTCGCGTCGGTCCCGGGTGGGACCACTTCGCGGGCGGTCAGCCCCGGCGGTAG
- a CDS encoding GNAT family N-acetyltransferase — MAEQIGELTIRPAGPADAGAIAAVHIRSWQEAYAGIVSASYLASLDATARTATWQGYLERGPDDGVRTWIAQDGVRLLGFASVGPSRDEDARRGDLEVYSIYLDPGTWGHGVARELMRTLINESGEQTPLTLWVLAANERARHFYRRHGFQPDGVERYEDVGGEDLLEVRYRRG, encoded by the coding sequence ATGGCAGAGCAGATCGGCGAGCTGACGATCCGCCCGGCGGGTCCTGCCGACGCAGGGGCGATCGCCGCGGTGCACATCCGCTCGTGGCAGGAGGCGTACGCGGGCATCGTGTCCGCGTCGTACCTCGCGTCGCTCGACGCGACGGCGCGCACGGCCACCTGGCAGGGGTACCTCGAGCGCGGACCCGACGACGGCGTCCGGACCTGGATCGCGCAGGACGGCGTGCGCCTCCTGGGCTTCGCGTCCGTGGGGCCGAGCCGCGACGAGGACGCGCGGCGCGGTGACCTCGAGGTGTACTCGATCTACCTGGACCCCGGGACGTGGGGCCACGGCGTCGCGCGTGAGCTCATGCGCACGCTCATCAACGAGTCGGGCGAGCAGACGCCGCTCACGCTCTGGGTGCTCGCGGCCAACGAGCGCGCGCGCCACTTCTACCGACGGCACGGCTTCCAGCCCGACGGCGTGGAACGGTACGAGGACGTCGGCGGCGAGGACCTCCTCGAGGTGCGCTACCGCCGGGGCTGA
- the rpmB gene encoding 50S ribosomal protein L28, translated as MAATCDVCAKGPSFGHSISHSHVRTKRRWNPNIQRVRAVVAGTPKRLNVCTSCLKAGKVQRAV; from the coding sequence GTGGCCGCCACCTGCGACGTCTGCGCCAAGGGCCCGAGCTTCGGGCACAGCATCTCGCACTCGCACGTCCGCACGAAGCGTCGCTGGAACCCGAACATCCAGCGCGTCCGCGCGGTCGTCGCCGGGACGCCCAAGCGTCTCAACGTGTGCACCTCGTGCCTCAAGGCCGGCAAGGTCCAGCGCGCCGTCTGA
- a CDS encoding DAK2 domain-containing protein: MALGTAEVTAWVQGARAGLGDARGRIDAVNVFPVPDADTGTNAWLTIEGGVRAVDALDAPGDVPVADVLTALARGAMVAARGNSGVILSQWLAGFAHGATGAGGVGTADGVAPGRVDARGIALALGSAARAARLALADPQEGTVLTLADEVAQAAADAADAGGDGTAVAAQAAAAGHQALARISASHPVLRRAHVPDAGACALLVVIDALALAAAGATRAPVTDWLPDRHPAPGHAQACDEATAGAAQGGAFEVMLVVRDTAPGPAVGDRLRAALAAVGDSVAVVGADGWWHAHVHTDDPQVAIDACAVGRREQVVVRRLDVLEAPQDAGADDWGLVVVTRSAGLAAWFATAGAVVVVRCPEEPVTAAHVRRAVEDAAAPHVLVVPGDAITPDELATVQDDPGVEVLGADDEARAAVAVLAFVTAGGAPGVHAAALAAGRARVAAIDVAGGPGRGVGARAADVEHAVASLVASPAPRGESLTVVVPGTADDAVVAEVERCAARHGLEPTVLGGSAGRAVLVAVD; encoded by the coding sequence GTGGCGCTCGGGACGGCCGAGGTGACGGCGTGGGTGCAGGGCGCCCGCGCGGGGCTCGGCGACGCACGCGGGCGCATCGACGCGGTCAACGTCTTCCCCGTGCCGGATGCGGACACGGGCACCAACGCGTGGCTGACGATCGAGGGCGGGGTGCGCGCGGTCGATGCGCTGGACGCCCCGGGAGACGTACCGGTCGCGGACGTGCTCACCGCGCTGGCCCGCGGTGCGATGGTCGCGGCGCGCGGCAACTCGGGCGTGATCCTCAGCCAGTGGCTCGCGGGGTTCGCGCACGGCGCCACCGGCGCGGGGGGCGTCGGCACGGCCGACGGCGTGGCACCCGGACGCGTCGACGCCCGCGGGATCGCGCTCGCGCTGGGCTCGGCGGCGCGCGCGGCCCGGCTCGCGCTGGCCGATCCGCAGGAGGGCACCGTGCTCACGCTCGCGGACGAGGTCGCGCAGGCCGCGGCCGACGCGGCCGACGCGGGCGGGGACGGCACCGCGGTCGCCGCGCAGGCCGCCGCCGCGGGACATCAGGCGCTCGCCCGGATCTCCGCGTCGCACCCCGTGCTGCGCCGCGCGCACGTGCCGGACGCGGGCGCGTGCGCGCTCCTCGTCGTGATCGACGCGCTCGCGCTCGCGGCCGCGGGTGCGACGCGCGCCCCGGTCACCGACTGGCTCCCGGACCGGCACCCGGCACCCGGGCACGCGCAGGCGTGCGACGAGGCCACCGCGGGAGCCGCGCAGGGCGGTGCGTTCGAGGTCATGCTCGTGGTGCGGGACACCGCGCCCGGGCCCGCCGTGGGCGATCGGCTGCGCGCGGCGCTGGCAGCGGTGGGCGACTCGGTCGCGGTGGTCGGCGCCGACGGCTGGTGGCACGCGCACGTGCACACCGACGACCCGCAGGTCGCGATCGACGCATGCGCCGTGGGTCGGCGTGAACAGGTGGTGGTCCGGCGGCTCGACGTGCTCGAGGCGCCGCAGGACGCGGGCGCGGACGACTGGGGACTCGTGGTCGTCACGCGGTCCGCGGGCCTGGCGGCGTGGTTCGCCACGGCGGGCGCGGTGGTCGTGGTGCGCTGCCCCGAGGAGCCCGTGACGGCCGCGCACGTGCGCCGCGCGGTCGAGGACGCGGCGGCCCCGCACGTGCTCGTCGTGCCGGGTGACGCGATCACGCCCGACGAGCTCGCGACGGTGCAGGACGACCCCGGCGTCGAGGTGCTCGGTGCGGACGACGAGGCGCGCGCCGCGGTCGCCGTCCTGGCGTTCGTCACCGCGGGCGGTGCACCGGGCGTGCATGCCGCGGCGCTCGCCGCGGGGCGCGCGCGCGTCGCGGCGATCGACGTGGCCGGCGGTCCGGGCCGGGGCGTCGGAGCGCGCGCCGCGGACGTCGAGCACGCGGTCGCGTCGCTGGTCGCGTCCCCCGCGCCGCGGGGTGAGAGCCTGACGGTCGTGGTGCCGGGCACCGCCGACGATGCGGTCGTGGCCGAGGTCGAGCGGTGCGCCGCGCGGCACGGGCTCGAGCCGACGGTGCTCGGGGGTTCCGCCGGCCGGGCGGTCCTGGTCGCGGTCGACTGA
- a CDS encoding ATP-dependent DNA helicase RecG: MRYADGVAAADGALDRPIGKVAPRLGPKFEALGVHVAGDLLRYYPRRYADPSRLTDIAGLEIDEKASIVAEVRSSSGVLRARTSGKLRVEAQVTDGHAVLHLAFFAQREGMAKAFAAQMRPGRRGLFTGKVGWFNGRAQLANPAVVWFDADDEGAAIEHAERPIPVYPASATLDSAKIATTVQVVLDGLRDGDVPDPVPAEVRQERGYGELLPALRRLHRPETEQDWRVAQQRQRYEEAFVLQAELARRRVRAAAQAAVARPPVPGGLLDAFDARLPFALTAGQREVGEQIAQEIARPVPMQRLLQGEVGSGKTVVALRAMLQVVDAGGQAALLAPTEVLAAQHARSLRALLGDLAEGGLLGGAEHGTRVTLLTGSVTGAARRTALLDAASGAAGIVVGTHALLEKNVQFAELGLVVVDEQHRFGVEQRDALRAKAAAQPHLLAMTATPIPRTVAMTVFGDLETSVLRELPAGRSPITSFVVPADLPAWMARTWVRVREEVDKGGRAYVVCPRITGDDADGADLVEPGAATLGDQGAAARRPPRAVLEVADELRGLDELAGVGIGVLHGKLPPEDKDRALADFAAGRTPVLVSTTVVEVGVDVPEATAMVILDADLFGVSQLHQLRGRVGRGTAPGVCLLVSGARPGTPGDDRLRTVAETLDGFALAQFDLEQRREGDVLGASQSGAASSLRLLRVARDGDLIEQARTDARAVVEADPELVGHPALRAAIDQLLAGERDEFLDRA; this comes from the coding sequence GTGCGGTACGCGGACGGGGTCGCGGCGGCGGACGGCGCGCTGGACCGGCCGATCGGCAAGGTCGCGCCGCGCCTGGGCCCCAAGTTCGAGGCGCTCGGTGTGCACGTGGCGGGCGACCTGCTGCGCTACTACCCGCGGCGCTACGCGGACCCGAGCCGGCTGACGGACATCGCGGGGCTCGAGATCGACGAGAAGGCCTCGATCGTCGCGGAGGTGCGCTCGAGCTCGGGCGTGCTGCGCGCGCGCACGTCGGGCAAGCTCCGCGTCGAGGCGCAGGTCACCGACGGCCACGCGGTGCTGCACCTTGCGTTCTTCGCGCAGCGCGAGGGCATGGCCAAGGCGTTCGCGGCGCAGATGCGGCCCGGCCGGCGCGGTCTGTTCACCGGCAAGGTCGGCTGGTTCAACGGCCGCGCGCAGCTGGCCAACCCCGCGGTGGTGTGGTTCGACGCCGACGACGAGGGCGCCGCGATCGAGCACGCCGAACGCCCGATCCCGGTCTACCCGGCCAGCGCGACGCTGGACAGCGCCAAGATCGCCACCACGGTCCAGGTGGTGCTGGACGGCCTGCGGGACGGCGACGTGCCCGATCCCGTCCCGGCCGAGGTGCGGCAGGAGCGCGGGTACGGCGAGCTGCTGCCCGCGCTGCGCCGGCTGCACCGGCCCGAGACCGAGCAGGACTGGCGCGTCGCGCAGCAGCGGCAGCGGTACGAGGAGGCGTTCGTGCTGCAGGCCGAGCTCGCGCGGCGGCGCGTGCGGGCCGCGGCGCAGGCGGCAGTCGCGCGGCCACCGGTCCCGGGTGGCCTGCTCGACGCGTTCGACGCGCGCCTGCCGTTCGCGCTGACCGCGGGGCAGCGCGAGGTCGGGGAGCAGATCGCGCAGGAGATCGCCCGGCCCGTGCCCATGCAGCGGCTCCTGCAGGGCGAGGTCGGCTCGGGCAAGACCGTGGTCGCGCTGCGCGCGATGCTGCAGGTGGTGGATGCGGGCGGCCAGGCGGCGCTGCTCGCGCCCACCGAGGTGCTGGCCGCGCAGCACGCGCGTTCGCTGCGCGCGCTGCTGGGCGACCTGGCCGAGGGGGGCCTGCTGGGCGGGGCCGAGCACGGCACGCGCGTCACGCTGCTGACCGGCTCGGTGACGGGTGCGGCACGGCGCACGGCGCTCCTGGACGCGGCGTCGGGGGCCGCGGGCATCGTCGTGGGCACGCACGCGCTGCTGGAGAAGAACGTCCAGTTCGCCGAGCTGGGGCTCGTGGTGGTCGACGAGCAGCACCGGTTCGGGGTCGAGCAGCGCGACGCGCTGCGCGCCAAGGCGGCTGCGCAGCCCCACCTGCTGGCCATGACGGCGACGCCGATCCCGCGCACCGTCGCGATGACGGTGTTCGGCGACCTCGAGACGTCGGTGCTGCGTGAGCTGCCCGCGGGCCGGTCGCCGATCACGTCGTTCGTCGTGCCGGCCGACCTCCCGGCGTGGATGGCGCGCACGTGGGTGCGCGTGCGCGAGGAGGTGGACAAGGGAGGCCGCGCGTACGTGGTGTGCCCGCGCATCACGGGCGACGACGCGGACGGTGCCGACCTGGTCGAGCCCGGCGCCGCGACGCTCGGCGACCAGGGTGCCGCGGCACGGCGACCGCCGCGCGCGGTGCTCGAGGTGGCCGACGAGCTGCGCGGCCTGGACGAGCTCGCGGGCGTCGGCATCGGCGTGCTGCACGGCAAGCTCCCGCCCGAGGACAAGGACCGCGCGCTCGCGGACTTCGCCGCGGGCCGGACGCCCGTGCTGGTCTCGACCACGGTGGTCGAGGTCGGCGTCGACGTGCCCGAGGCGACCGCGATGGTGATCCTGGACGCGGACCTGTTCGGCGTCTCGCAGCTGCACCAGCTGCGCGGCCGGGTCGGCCGCGGGACGGCGCCCGGTGTGTGCCTGCTGGTCTCGGGCGCGCGCCCGGGGACGCCGGGGGACGACCGCCTGCGGACGGTGGCCGAGACGCTCGACGGGTTCGCGCTCGCGCAGTTCGACCTCGAGCAGCGGCGTGAGGGGGACGTGCTGGGTGCGTCGCAGTCCGGCGCCGCGTCGTCGTTGCGGCTGCTGCGCGTCGCGCGTGACGGCGACCTCATCGAGCAGGCACGCACGGATGCGCGTGCGGTGGTGGAGGCCGACCCCGAGCTGGTCGGGCACCCCGCGCTGCGTGCCGCGATCGACCAGCTCCTGGCGGGCGAGCGCGACGAGTTCCTGGACCGCGCATGA
- the rsmD gene encoding 16S rRNA (guanine(966)-N(2))-methyltransferase RsmD: MTRIVAGSVGGRVLTVPRAGTRPTSERVREALFSRLEHLDAVDGARVLDLFAGSGALGLEAASRGAAAVTLVEAARSAADVCRRNVAALGLAGVVVVATERAERFVERPVTASWDLVLVDPPYDLAEADLAAVLAGLTGALASGAVVVVERSTRAPEPAWPAGLHRFDSRSYGETAVWFAEPDATPSATADDAGPDA; the protein is encoded by the coding sequence GTGACGCGGATCGTGGCGGGCAGCGTCGGAGGACGAGTGCTCACGGTCCCGCGCGCCGGCACGCGCCCCACCAGCGAGCGCGTCCGTGAGGCGCTGTTCTCGCGGCTCGAGCACCTCGACGCGGTCGACGGCGCCCGTGTGCTCGACCTGTTCGCGGGGTCCGGCGCGCTCGGCCTCGAGGCGGCGAGCCGGGGTGCGGCGGCCGTCACGCTGGTCGAGGCCGCGCGCTCCGCGGCGGACGTCTGCCGGCGCAACGTCGCGGCCCTCGGGCTCGCGGGCGTGGTCGTCGTCGCCACCGAGCGGGCCGAGCGGTTCGTGGAGCGCCCGGTGACCGCGTCCTGGGACCTCGTGCTCGTCGACCCGCCGTACGACCTGGCGGAGGCCGACCTCGCGGCGGTCCTGGCGGGGCTGACCGGAGCGCTCGCGTCCGGAGCGGTCGTCGTGGTCGAGCGGTCCACGCGTGCGCCGGAGCCCGCCTGGCCCGCGGGGCTGCACCGGTTCGACTCCCGCAGCTACGGCGAGACCGCGGTCTGGTTCGCCGAGCCCGACGCGACACCGTCTGCCACGGCCGACGACGCCGGGCCCGACGCATGA
- a CDS encoding GNAT family N-acetyltransferase, with protein MRLVRQAGPADAPAVRTVLARAYHDNPLMRWVLPDEGTRDDACAAWLGPSVDRYVALGGVDVLVEDGEVLAAAAWREPGLDAQHPVLRTLPTGPGVLAALVGRARAADVLARLGAAATWAPAAPAPYLNYLAVRPERQGAGLGARLLEHRLRRYDAAGAATWLGTTDPRNVPFYSRLGYAVVGEAELTPSSVGAAGPGDETAATVLRVLHRQPADPLA; from the coding sequence ATGAGGCTCGTCCGACAGGCGGGCCCCGCCGACGCGCCCGCGGTGCGCACCGTGCTGGCCCGCGCGTACCACGACAACCCGCTCATGCGCTGGGTGCTGCCCGACGAGGGCACGCGCGACGACGCGTGCGCGGCGTGGCTCGGTCCCTCGGTGGACCGCTACGTCGCGCTGGGCGGTGTGGACGTGCTCGTCGAGGACGGCGAGGTGCTCGCGGCGGCCGCGTGGCGCGAGCCGGGGCTCGACGCGCAGCACCCCGTGCTCCGCACGCTGCCGACCGGTCCCGGAGTGCTGGCGGCGCTCGTCGGGCGCGCACGTGCCGCGGACGTGCTGGCACGCCTCGGCGCCGCGGCGACGTGGGCGCCCGCGGCTCCCGCGCCGTACCTCAACTACCTCGCGGTCCGGCCCGAGCGGCAGGGCGCCGGCCTGGGTGCACGGCTGCTCGAGCACCGCCTGCGGCGGTACGACGCGGCGGGCGCGGCGACCTGGTTGGGCACCACCGACCCGCGCAACGTGCCGTTCTACTCCCGGCTCGGTTACGCGGTGGTCGGCGAGGCGGAGCTGACCCCGTCGTCCGTCGGCGCCGCCGGCCCGGGTGACGAGACCGCGGCGACCGTGCTGCGCGTGCTGCACCGCCAGCCGGCCGACCCGCTGGCCTAG
- the coaD gene encoding pantetheine-phosphate adenylyltransferase: MSLAVCPGSFDPVTLGHVDVVRRARTMFDEVVVAVARNSAKSPLLDVERRVALARGAFADDAGIRVEVVPGLLADFVRDVGASAVVKGLRGGADFDGELPMALMNRHLSGVETVFVVGDPALAHIASSLVKDVARHGGPVGDLVGSEVEAAVREALAARG; this comes from the coding sequence GTGAGCCTCGCCGTGTGCCCCGGGTCGTTCGACCCCGTGACGCTCGGCCACGTCGACGTGGTGCGCCGCGCGCGCACGATGTTCGACGAGGTCGTCGTGGCCGTGGCACGCAACTCCGCCAAGTCGCCGCTGCTCGACGTCGAGAGGCGCGTCGCGCTCGCACGCGGGGCGTTCGCGGACGACGCCGGCATCCGCGTCGAGGTGGTCCCGGGGTTGCTGGCCGACTTCGTCCGGGACGTGGGCGCGTCGGCCGTGGTCAAGGGGCTGCGCGGCGGTGCCGACTTCGACGGCGAGCTGCCCATGGCGCTCATGAACCGGCACCTGTCCGGGGTGGAGACGGTGTTCGTCGTGGGGGACCCGGCGCTCGCCCACATCGCGTCGTCGCTGGTCAAGGATGTGGCGCGGCACGGCGGACCGGTCGGCGACCTGGTGGGCAGCGAGGTCGAGGCGGCCGTGCGCGAGGCCCTGGCCGCACGCGGCTGA
- a CDS encoding YceD family protein produces the protein MQRPVHLDPRSPLVLDTLELGRRPGSTRTAQRTVAAPADLGTDVIGIPEGSDLELDLRLEAVMEGVLVTGSVRGRAVGECVRCLGEVVDDVDVSLTELYVYPERATAAAEAGDDEEDVRELEGDLVDLEPALRDAVVTALPFRPLCRPDCPGLCSECGAPLADDPDHSHETLDPRWSALSGLVSPVDETKES, from the coding sequence GTGCAGCGCCCGGTTCACCTCGATCCCCGTTCGCCGCTCGTGCTCGACACCCTCGAGCTCGGCCGACGTCCGGGATCGACGCGAACGGCCCAGCGCACGGTCGCCGCTCCGGCGGATCTCGGTACCGACGTGATCGGCATCCCCGAAGGGAGCGATCTCGAGCTGGACCTCCGGCTCGAGGCGGTCATGGAGGGGGTCCTGGTCACCGGTTCGGTCCGGGGTCGGGCGGTCGGGGAGTGCGTGCGCTGCCTGGGCGAGGTCGTCGACGACGTCGACGTGTCGCTCACGGAGCTGTACGTGTACCCCGAGCGTGCGACCGCCGCTGCCGAGGCGGGCGACGACGAGGAGGACGTGCGTGAGCTCGAGGGCGACCTGGTCGACCTGGAGCCCGCGCTGCGGGACGCGGTCGTGACGGCACTGCCGTTCCGTCCGTTGTGCCGGCCCGACTGCCCGGGACTGTGCTCCGAGTGCGGAGCGCCCCTGGCGGACGACCCTGACCATTCGCATGAGACGCTTGACCCTCGCTGGTCCGCCCTGAGCGGCCTGGTGAGCCCGGTCGACGAGACGAAAGAGAGCTAG